In Coraliomargarita parva, the genomic stretch ATCCCCAAGAGACGGGGCCAAGCCAGATAGTGATTGAAAGGGTTGAGCAGGCCACCGTAAGTGAACAAAGCGAGAAAGACGATGAAGCTGGTGACGAAACGATTAATCGACAGCCCCTCTGACACCCGCTCCTCGCCATGGCTTTGCCGGAGGCGCTGCCACAAGAGCCGCACCTGCGTCGCCAAGCCAGCAGAGGCAAGGATCGACAACAGGGCGCTAATTACCCCGGTTAAGTGGTAAGTGGACATGCGTATGCCTCCGACTCAATTGATTGCGGGATCAGGAAGCTTCCTCGCGAATCATGAGCACGACCTTACCCATGTTTTCCCGGTTTTGGAGAATTTGATGGGCTGCATCCGCATCCTGGATACCTACAACCCGGTGGACGACCGGCTTAATCGCTCCGGACTCAAATTGCGGCCATAGTTTTTCCACCAGATCCGACAGTATTTGCTGCTTCTGTTGCAGTGAACGCGAACGCAGGGTGCTGCCAATCAAACGCAGGCGGCGTGTCAGCACCGCCCTCAATGCCAGTTCCGTCGTGATGCCTCCCAGCGTGGCGATCAACACCCAGCGACCATCCAGCGCGAGCTTGGAAAGGTTGGTACCCAAGCCTTCGCCCCCGACACAATCGAGCACGACATTCACCGGCTGACCGGCTGCCAGACATTCATCAAAGGCCGCGTCGACCGATTCCTCGTGGTGGTTGACGATGCGGTCGACTCCCAGCTCACGCATCAGTTCGACTTTAGCGGAACCGCCTACCGACGTCACCGTGCGGGCGCCCAAAGATTTGGCAATCTGCAAGGCCGCGATGCCCACTCCGCTGGCTCCGGCATGAACAAAGGCAGTTTCGCCGGACTGCAAGTGCGCTTCGTGAACGAGGTTGAGCCATGCAGTGGCAAAGACTTCAGGCAGCGATGCCGCCTCGGCCATCGTGAGTCCCTTCGGCACCGGCATCAACAATTCCGCCGGCACGGCAACCTTTTCGGCATAACCGCCACCACCGAGCAAGGCACAGACTTTATCACCAACTTTCCAGCGGCCACCGTCGACCTCCTTACCGACTTCGAGAATGACACCAGCGACTTCAAGCCCCATCCAGGGGGGCGAACCTGGAGGCGGCGGATACTTGCCCGCACGCTGCAACAAGTCAGCGCGATTGACGGCAGACGCATGTATTTCGATCAAAACTTCACCAGCTGCGCAGACCGGATCCTCGACCTCGGTCCATACCAGTGATTCGTCATCGTTCACTTTGATTACATTCATGATTTTATTTCTAAGGGATGCCTGCGTTCACACAGCGGGAAAGCGATTCGTCTACCCGAGAGCTGGGAAGCATAGGCGCCATAAATCATCTCAAGCACGACCTGGGCATCCTGCGCACAGGACAAAGGTTCGCGTCCTTCCTCCAAGGCACAGATTAAATCCCAGGCGGCCCGTCGGTTATTACGGAGAAAATATAAATGAAAACCTTGATACTCGCCGCACTCCAGTGGATCAGCCCCCGGGATCTCACCATCATCCGGCATGGGAACATCCACAAACTGTGCCTCGTCCTCGGGCGGGAATGGCGAGCGGCTCAGCCGAAGCTTTCGCTCGTCATCAAAGCGAACAGCCAGAGTCCCGGTCGTCCCAACAATCGTGATGCCCATGCGAACCCCGCGCTCGGACATGCCCCTGCGGCTTTCGAACCAGCCACGCACTCCATTGGCGAATTGATAAGCACTCCAGACTTCGTCTCCCGCAACCGGACCGATCGGCTCGGCGGTTTCCAAACACTCACCCGCCTTTATGGGCTTCCCCTCGTAGGTGATGTCTGCGGAAACGTGCAAGGGCTTTCCGAAAAAGAAACAGGCCAAGTCAAGAATGTGCGTGCCCAGGACAAGCATGTCTTCACCGCCTCCCCGATGGTCTTCCTTGCCGCGTCCATAAAAGGATAGCACGCGCCCAATCTCTCCGGCCTCGATCATCCGCTTGGCCGTCTGAAACACCTGCGCATAACGGCCCAAATGCGCGACTGCGATTCGAATGCCTTGCTGCGCAGCTTCATCGACAATGTGGTCCGCCTCTTGCAAACCTGCCGTGAGCGGCTTCTCGCAGTAGACATGAATGCCACGTGCAATCGCGGCGGCAAGCGGCTCTGCGTGCTCGCCGGGCAAACGAGAGCAAACCACTAAAATATCAATGGACTCGGAATCCAACATATCCGGCAGGCTGGCATAGTGCTTGGCCGCCCCGACCAACTGCCGTCGCTCGTCGATCCCCTCATGGTTGGAGTCCACCAGAGCAACGATCTCGGTGCGCGGAAGCCCCTTGAACGCAAGATGCGTCAGGTGCCCTCCCAGGCCGGACTGACTCGTGTCGTAGTAAACGCCTACCCGCCAAATTTTATCTTTTTGCTTCATAGAAGGAAACGGTCTTAGGCGAACCCTCCGCAGGCACGTGCTCCGTCGATCAGGTGGTTACTCCCGCTGATCATCGCCGCATCTTCGGAACTTAGATAAAGGATAAGCTTCGTCACCTCTTCGGGCTCAGCGGCACGGCCCAGGGGTGTCTTGATGTTGGCCATCGCCTCACGCGTCAACACCGGTCCGGGTGAAACGCAGCATGCACGAATACCATGCGGAGCACCGGCCAAAGCCAGCGACTTGGTCAGACCAATCATGCCACTCTTGGCTGCGCCGTAAACGACCGCTCCCGCCCCACCAACGACACCGCCAACAGAACCCAGATTGATAATCACTCCGCCTTTCTGAGCGATCATCGTCGGCAAAACCGCCCGGCAAAAATAAATCGGCCCAGTGAAGTTCACTTCAATCCCCCAGTCCATCGCTTCCAGTGTCATCTGGTCGAAGCCTCCGGGGCATTTACAGACGCGGTGTGGATTGCCTCCAGCCACGTTGGCGAGAATATCGATGCGACCATATCGTTCCACCGCACGTGCGGCAGCTCGCTCGACTGCCTCGTATGAGCGTATATCCGTCACTTCGGCGCAGGCATCACCTCCACTCTGTCTGATCTTTTCGGCCGCAGCTTCAACGGCTTCGGCATTGACGTCGGTCAACACAACCTTTGCGCCCTCGGCGGCATATTGCTGCGAGCTCAGCAATCCCAGTCCCGAGGCTGCTCCGGTGACAATGGCTACTTTATCTTTAAATCTCATGCTATGATTGTGGGGTTATTCAGGACTGATCGGACAGAGCGAATGCCAGACCGTCATCACGAGATGAACGACCTGCACCGACAACATCGTCTCTTTGATGCCTCATCTCTGGCAACATTAATATTGTAAGCAGACTGGAAATTAACATGTAAATATAATCTGTTTTCAATTTATTTTCAGGAAGAAAGAAGTGATACAAATGCCTACGATACGCGACATCGCCCGCGAAGCCGGGGTCTCAATCGCCACAGTCTCACGCGTCTTCAGCAATCATCCGAACGTGAAGGCTGAAATCCGGGAACGCATCCTGCGTATCGCCCGCAAGCACAACTATGTGCCCCGCCTATCCATCGGCCGACGCACGGTCATCCTCATAACCCCCTCACGTTACGAACACCCCGTTCAGAGTTATGTCGAAATGGTCATTGCGTGCTTGGCGGAAGCAGTCGGCAAGCGCGGCTACCGTATAGAAATCATCCCGGAAGATAATCTGGAGCGCTTGGAAAACACACAGTTCTGCGCCGCCATCCAGATCAGTGCGGCGGAGCTTCCCTGGAAAAATTGGGGACGGCGCTTCCAAGCGCCACTCATCCTAATCGACCGTGAGCCACCCCAAAAATCAAGTCATGTATACGCCGTGCGGTCCAATGAAAAGCAGGGCATGGAACTGGCGATCGACCATCTGATCCAAAAGGGCCATGAGCGAATCGGTTGCCTGATTAGCAATACGAAATGGGGAAACCCGTCACTCCGGGCACAACACCTGAAAAAAGCCCTGTCAGATCGCAAACTACCGGCAAGTGACGCATTTATCCGTGTGGTTGATGAAGCCAACTATATCGAAGAGACCGGTAAGCTCCTACAACGGAAGATAAGCGCCATCTTTGCCCCGGGCGGCATGGGGGGCATCATCACAGCCTACGCCCTATCGCTCTTTGGAAAGAAAGTTCCCGAAGAGGTTTCACTGGTCGCGTCCGAACGGGCCACGACCTCGCGCTACTGCCTCCCTCCACAAACCTGCATCACCCAAAACTACCATGAGCTCGCGTCGATTGCGACCGACATTGTGGACGCAAGCCTACGACGGATGGAAATACCACGGGACACCATACTCGATTATCAACTCATTGAGCGGGACAGTGTTTCAGGCAAGTGAAGCTTATTTTTCATCTTCCGCATCGTCATCGATTGAAATACCTTTGGCCTGAAAGGCTGCCTTATCGGACAGCGATACATGGTCTTCAACCATTCCGTTGTCCAAAGGATCATCAATGCGCTGGGAAAGGTCACGGAAAAGTCTCCGAATATCGACAACGCCACCGATGAAAAACCAGACGGTGAAGATAATTCCAATCAAGGGCGAGACGACCAGACTGGTAAAAAAGAAATACTTACTCCACCACTCCACCGGCCACGGTGAGAATGCGTTCCAGATCAAAACGCCGATAAAGCAAAATCCAAATTTATATATGATCGCATAACCGAAGGCAGACCACGCAATCACCTTGTCGCCCAATGTATACTCGGGCGTCACACCAATCATTTTAGTAAACATATGGCGAAGGCTCCATTTGTAGACTGCCTTTTCTTCCTTATCCACGGCGTAGACGCCACGGTGAAGCAAGCGGTCCAGATTATAGGGTTCCTTCTGCGTCAACCATGAACCGAGAATATAGGCAACCGTTCCGGAAACCATTGCCATAAAATAGAGTTCATACGAATTGATTGGAAATTTCACGGCGTCCATCTCCCACACAATATAGGGATTAAATGGCTTGGAAAGCGCCTCCAAGAAATGGCCAACCGGGATATGCCAATCATTTGAGACAAGCCAGGGATATACGGTTTCCGCCCAGTTCCGTTGCAGGAAAAGTCCGACCGCCGACAAACCGGAACCGAATAATAGAGCGCCACAGGCACCGACTGAATTCCCGAAACGGCTATACAAACCGAAGATCATGATGGGCCCTGCTCCACCTAACCATAAACCGGTCATGATGACAGTGAACATCTGGATGTAGTCGATCTGGATAAAAAAGATCGAGACAACGAAAAAGAAGCAGCACACACCGACTGAAGTCAGGCGTAGAATCATGACATGCTGCTTCGGCGTAAAAGGCTTCTTACGAAAGGGAAGGATCATGTCCTGAACGATCGTCGATGATGCATTAAAAATGCGGGAATCATCGGTTGATAGCAGCAGCATAATCATGAGCAGGCAAAACAGCCCCGTTAAACCAACCGGCAAAACATTCTTCAACGCGACCGGAATCATCATTTGGTGGTATAAGGTCCTGAATTTCTGGTATTCCAGATTTCCTTCAGGCGTGCCAGCCAGCACACTCCTAGCCGTCTCCATATAGGGCGCATCAATATTGTTTTCCTGTGAGAGTGGAGCGTCTTCCCCAATGATATGACGCTGTATCGGTATGGTGGCGAATTGTGCGTTGAGCTGACCTCTTACCTCCTGGTCCGCTACCGCTTCCTGGGCAACTTTCCCCGTCAACTCAGTTCGAATTTCGTGCGCCTTTTCCGCAAAATTCCGGTGCGTCATCAAGGTAATCAACATGACCGCAATGAGAAGCATCATGAGATAAGCAAACAAACTTCTTAAGGTGCCAAGAATGCCCGACATTTTTTGCTCATGCGGCGTGCGACCACTACCTGACGTGTCATTTCCAATCCAGCTCGCCCGGTTCAGAATACTTCCCACAAGCGTCACAATAATAGCAAATATGTTAAAGTCGCGCAGGTTCTCGATATCGAGTGGATTGATAAAGCTTTCACCATTCACCCGGTCCATCATCACGGGAGCAATCGTATCGTGCCACCCGTAATTCAGGTAGATATATCCGGCAATGATGACAAAGATCGGATAGCTCATCAGCCCTTGAAAAGCGTCCGAGATCAACAGTGAAATGCGCCCTCCCGGCCAAACCACAACCATACAGAGACATAACGAGGCGGCGACTAGAATGGCAAAGGTGGGCATAGCGACACCAAACACCGTAAAGCTATGCGGCAGGCCGATGTAGTAGATGAAGAAGTTCACGGCAACCGCCGGACCAATCGCATTCGTAATCATCTCCGCCAAAGTTCGCAAGGTCGCGGCGATGATGCGAACCGGCTTATTGTAGCGCATCTCAAGAAATTGCCCGATCGAAAGCGCCTTGGTTTCACGGAACCGATAGACACAGTAACCAGTCAGCCCCATGATCACACTAACCGGAACGATCAAATACTGCCAGAATGCCAGACCGTAGCCAACCTGATATTTCACTTCGATCAAGGCGACCAAAGTAATAACACTCAAGGCCGAGGTTAAGTCCCCGGCAGAAATAACATAGCGCCCCGCGACTCGCCCTGCCGCCAGAAAGTCCACGACGCCTCGCACGTATTTACGACTGTATACTGAGATATACAGAACTAGGCATACCGGCAAAACAGTAATAATCCAATCGATCCAATGCATAGATATCTATAGTAAAAATACTCAAAAAAACGAGGCCCCTGCAACAGCCCTCAAGCGATCGCAGGGAACCTCCAACAAAATCAAATTTGCTCCTAGCGGCGAATGCCCATCCGGGCACAGAGCTTATTCAGGCAACGCCTCTCCCCAAACCGCCAACTCACCAATGACCAACTGGTTGTATACCCGATCCGCCGTCGCCTCATCCCATGTGCTAAGGAACACTTTCACATAACGCGCCTTACTCGGATTCTCACTGCTAACTACGATTTCAACATTTCGCTTCGGATCGGATTCAGAAGCATCCAGAACCGATTGAGTTCCATCCCATACTCCCAGAGGAGTGAAATTCTCACCATCCTCGCTGACCATGGCTTTAAATGTCGCAGCACCGCGGTTACCGTTGGCACGTATCGAACATCCGACATGCTCAACCGCATAAAGAGATTTTAAATCGATCAGAATTGTCGCTCCATATCGGGAATGCCAACCTCCATAAACGGCGGTGGTGCCGATCCGCTCACTGTAACCGTCCTGAAGTTTTTTGGTCGGAAATTTAACCAGCTCCGGGTCTGTATTACCCATCTCCCCACCAAGCGACTTATCGACAAGAAATGACATCGTAGCTCCGGTTGAAATTTCACCACTACTTGAAACCTTGCTCATTGCTCCGGGATAAGATGCAGGACCATGCTTGCTAACATTATCCGTCAACAGTTGCGACGCCTCAAGGTTCACAGCCATCGCAGACACCAAAGCGGCAACGGCGACACTCAAAATTCTCATCGATTTATTTCTCATATGTATGATTCGTTAATAGTTGTGACTTACTACGACTAGGAAACGATACTAGCTCCGAGGCAGGGCGCATGACTTCCGGACCATTAGTTCGCCGGAGATAACTTGATGCGGGAGATCAGAAATCTTGTTATTCAATTTTTCGTCCACCCATTTGGCAGCGGCGGCCCCCATATCCTCCAAAGGTTGGCGCATTGTCGTCAGAGGAGGATTAAAATACCGGCTTGCTGAATTGTCGTCATAGCCGACAACCGAAATATCCGAAGGAACATTACGTCCCATTTCGACACAGGCCGTAATCGCCCCCCACGCCATTGAGTCGTTATTAGCAAAAATCGCCGTCACATCAGGGCAGCGACTCAACAATACCTTTGCTTGATTATAGCCAGCCTCCTCGGAAGTCTGAGTGGGTTTATGTTCTACCAGCCATTCAGGCTCAATCGAGGCTCCATTCGATTGCATCGTTTGCATAAAAGCATCGACCCGGTCACAGTTATCCCCTTTCGAAGCATCGCCACACAAATAACCAATTTTTCGGTGGCCCAAGCCGAGCAGATACTCAGTCTGCGTCTGGGCTCCCGCGATGTTATCGCAATCGATAAAACCAATTCCCTCAAGCTCAAGTCGATGGGAAACCAATACCGCAGGCACCCTTGCCTGAACTAACTTCTCGGCATCCCGATTCGACAAAGGACCGACAAGGACCATGCCATTGCAGCGTTTCTTCCTAAGCAACTCGGTAAGATCCGGGCGATCCCCGTCTTCCTCCAAGCTAGGCGAATAAAACAACAAGGTGGTTTCAACTCCCCGATCGAATGCGTATCTGGAAACCCCCGAAAATATCTGCGAATAGAAGCTATTAAATGAGGGCGCGTCTGCCTCGACCACTATCCCGATGCGGGTCACCGTCTTTCTTGCTTTACGACGCGGCTTGTAGCCATGCCGCTCAATTGCCTCGAAGGCTTTTTTTCGAAGCTCTTCACTAACTCCACTCTCATTATTGATTACCCTGGAAACGGTAGCCACCGACAATCCGGAATCTTTTGCTATAGCTCTAATATTCA encodes the following:
- a CDS encoding sodium:solute symporter family transporter encodes the protein MHWIDWIITVLPVCLVLYISVYSRKYVRGVVDFLAAGRVAGRYVISAGDLTSALSVITLVALIEVKYQVGYGLAFWQYLIVPVSVIMGLTGYCVYRFRETKALSIGQFLEMRYNKPVRIIAATLRTLAEMITNAIGPAVAVNFFIYYIGLPHSFTVFGVAMPTFAILVAASLCLCMVVVWPGGRISLLISDAFQGLMSYPIFVIIAGYIYLNYGWHDTIAPVMMDRVNGESFINPLDIENLRDFNIFAIIVTLVGSILNRASWIGNDTSGSGRTPHEQKMSGILGTLRSLFAYLMMLLIAVMLITLMTHRNFAEKAHEIRTELTGKVAQEAVADQEVRGQLNAQFATIPIQRHIIGEDAPLSQENNIDAPYMETARSVLAGTPEGNLEYQKFRTLYHQMMIPVALKNVLPVGLTGLFCLLMIMLLLSTDDSRIFNASSTIVQDMILPFRKKPFTPKQHVMILRLTSVGVCCFFFVVSIFFIQIDYIQMFTVIMTGLWLGGAGPIMIFGLYSRFGNSVGACGALLFGSGLSAVGLFLQRNWAETVYPWLVSNDWHIPVGHFLEALSKPFNPYIVWEMDAVKFPINSYELYFMAMVSGTVAYILGSWLTQKEPYNLDRLLHRGVYAVDKEEKAVYKWSLRHMFTKMIGVTPEYTLGDKVIAWSAFGYAIIYKFGFCFIGVLIWNAFSPWPVEWWSKYFFFTSLVVSPLIGIIFTVWFFIGGVVDIRRLFRDLSQRIDDPLDNGMVEDHVSLSDKAAFQAKGISIDDDAEDEK
- a CDS encoding Gfo/Idh/MocA family protein; its protein translation is MKQKDKIWRVGVYYDTSQSGLGGHLTHLAFKGLPRTEIVALVDSNHEGIDERRQLVGAAKHYASLPDMLDSESIDILVVCSRLPGEHAEPLAAAIARGIHVYCEKPLTAGLQEADHIVDEAAQQGIRIAVAHLGRYAQVFQTAKRMIEAGEIGRVLSFYGRGKEDHRGGGEDMLVLGTHILDLACFFFGKPLHVSADITYEGKPIKAGECLETAEPIGPVAGDEVWSAYQFANGVRGWFESRRGMSERGVRMGITIVGTTGTLAVRFDDERKLRLSRSPFPPEDEAQFVDVPMPDDGEIPGADPLECGEYQGFHLYFLRNNRRAAWDLICALEEGREPLSCAQDAQVVLEMIYGAYASQLSGRRIAFPLCERRHPLEIKS
- a CDS encoding LacI family DNA-binding transcriptional regulator, with product MPTIRDIAREAGVSIATVSRVFSNHPNVKAEIRERILRIARKHNYVPRLSIGRRTVILITPSRYEHPVQSYVEMVIACLAEAVGKRGYRIEIIPEDNLERLENTQFCAAIQISAAELPWKNWGRRFQAPLILIDREPPQKSSHVYAVRSNEKQGMELAIDHLIQKGHERIGCLISNTKWGNPSLRAQHLKKALSDRKLPASDAFIRVVDEANYIEETGKLLQRKISAIFAPGGMGGIITAYALSLFGKKVPEEVSLVASERATTSRYCLPPQTCITQNYHELASIATDIVDASLRRMEIPRDTILDYQLIERDSVSGK
- a CDS encoding NAD(P)H-quinone oxidoreductase — protein: MNVIKVNDDESLVWTEVEDPVCAAGEVLIEIHASAVNRADLLQRAGKYPPPPGSPPWMGLEVAGVILEVGKEVDGGRWKVGDKVCALLGGGGYAEKVAVPAELLMPVPKGLTMAEAASLPEVFATAWLNLVHEAHLQSGETAFVHAGASGVGIAALQIAKSLGARTVTSVGGSAKVELMRELGVDRIVNHHEESVDAAFDECLAAGQPVNVVLDCVGGEGLGTNLSKLALDGRWVLIATLGGITTELALRAVLTRRLRLIGSTLRSRSLQQKQQILSDLVEKLWPQFESGAIKPVVHRVVGIQDADAAHQILQNRENMGKVVLMIREEAS
- a CDS encoding SDR family NAD(P)-dependent oxidoreductase yields the protein MRFKDKVAIVTGAASGLGLLSSQQYAAEGAKVVLTDVNAEAVEAAAEKIRQSGGDACAEVTDIRSYEAVERAAARAVERYGRIDILANVAGGNPHRVCKCPGGFDQMTLEAMDWGIEVNFTGPIYFCRAVLPTMIAQKGGVIINLGSVGGVVGGAGAVVYGAAKSGMIGLTKSLALAGAPHGIRACCVSPGPVLTREAMANIKTPLGRAAEPEEVTKLILYLSSEDAAMISGSNHLIDGARACGGFA
- a CDS encoding LacI family DNA-binding transcriptional regulator encodes the protein MNIRAIAKDSGLSVATVSRVINNESGVSEELRKKAFEAIERHGYKPRRKARKTVTRIGIVVEADAPSFNSFYSQIFSGVSRYAFDRGVETTLLFYSPSLEEDGDRPDLTELLRKKRCNGMVLVGPLSNRDAEKLVQARVPAVLVSHRLELEGIGFIDCDNIAGAQTQTEYLLGLGHRKIGYLCGDASKGDNCDRVDAFMQTMQSNGASIEPEWLVEHKPTQTSEEAGYNQAKVLLSRCPDVTAIFANNDSMAWGAITACVEMGRNVPSDISVVGYDDNSASRYFNPPLTTMRQPLEDMGAAAAKWVDEKLNNKISDLPHQVISGELMVRKSCALPRS
- a CDS encoding discoidin domain-containing protein, with product MRNKSMRILSVAVAALVSAMAVNLEASQLLTDNVSKHGPASYPGAMSKVSSSGEISTGATMSFLVDKSLGGEMGNTDPELVKFPTKKLQDGYSERIGTTAVYGGWHSRYGATILIDLKSLYAVEHVGCSIRANGNRGAATFKAMVSEDGENFTPLGVWDGTQSVLDASESDPKRNVEIVVSSENPSKARYVKVFLSTWDEATADRVYNQLVIGELAVWGEALPE